The Diabrotica virgifera virgifera chromosome 4, PGI_DIABVI_V3a genome segment AAGAAACTACGGTATTCACAAACTTCCACCACACGACAATATGGAAATCAATCGCAATTTCGCACATGTCCATTCAATCAGCCTCCAAAATGTCGAAACGGAACAAAACATCAAAATAAATCGTCTTTTAGCAAATCTCGAACAAAATACTGTCCCCAGAACACAAAAATCATCGCATAGTTACCGATCTCACACTGTAGACCATGAAAGACACAAATCAGAGCCCATTTGGCCGGAAGATATTCCTCCGATTTGGCCGTCTCAACGGGAGTGTACACAGCGATCCACAGAATCGGAAAGTAACATTTTTAGCTTTGACGAAGAAAAAATACAGTCGCTTCAAGACAGTCTAGAGTCAGACGTGTGCCCTGACCACGCATTTAGGGTAGTCCCTGATATCAACAACAAATTAAAGAAAGTCGAAGAACGTAAACCTTACAGAGACGTTTTTATGGAGATAGAACCTCGAATAGTACACGACCTACCGATGCACCAACCTATCGAACGGACAAAGTCTGATCCCAACTCACTAGCTCGTCAAAGACTCAATTCTAACAACAGAAGAATGTTATTGATGCATCAAAAGTCTATAGACCTCACCCCAGCAGAATCTAGCGATGAAGATTACTTGTATAAGCAGATACCGAGCGCACCACCTATCATGAAGTACAGAGGAACTCATTTTGAGATGCCTACAGCTGAATTTGGACACTTCGACATTATAAAGAGAGAAGGAGAGGGCTTGAAAACGAAATTTGAAGTCCCAAAGAGTCAATTTGAAGTATTAGGAGCCAAAACACAGTCAGATTTGATCAACTTACCCCCTAAAGACGAAGATCTGACGTACATCCTGCATAAAAGACACGTGATGAACGGAGCAGCCAGAAATGAAGAATTGAAACCGTACGAAATACCAGAGGTCCCGAAGAAGTCGCAAGCAGAAGTAGAAGAAACCCCCAAGACTGATGAaacgaaaaaatcgaatttcAAACAAAAGACTGATCCTCCAGAGACTTCGTTCCTCTTTACACAGAATATCGACTTATCCAAAATAGATCCAGTTACGTTAGAAGTAGACAAAAGTCAGTTACCCGTGTTACACCTTTCGAGTCCAAAGAGAGACATCACTCACATCGACCCGGTACTATTAGAAGCTTTGAATTCAAAATTGAGTCAAATCGAAAGCGATTCTCCTACCAGCTCCAAAACTGAGAGCATTCATCCTCTTAAGAAAATCGTGATAATTCAACCGgacaaacaaattattaaaaaggaACTTCCCAAACCAGAAGACAAACCTCTTCCAAAGATAGAATTGAAAAAGGAAATCGAAAAAccgaaaaataaaatcaaaactgACATAAAGCCGAAGCGAATTATAAAACCTAGGATGCAACCCGGCAAAAAAGGAGGAAAGTCGAACAAAACCAAAGTTAGAATCACTTCGTTCAGTTCCGATGATGAATCGCTAGATTCTGATGACGTATTTGGTAGCGCAGAGGCTACACCTACGAGAATAGAATTCTCGCCTCCTCAGATGAGGAAAGAAATGGAATCTATTTTGAAATTTGAGTCGGAAAGGAAGTATCTTCAGTACACCATGTCATCGACGGAAGTCGAAGGTTCTCCACCGACGTCTAGAAAGAAGAAGGATAAGCAAAACGAGAACGGACTTGATGCTATTCCTACAGAGCTTCGACGTATATCTGAAAGATCTTTCTCGATTCCTAGTTCTGAAGATGACTTCAATATAAAAACAACGGATCTCCAGCCAGTTTTCACAGATCCCCTTCCTGAACCACTAGTAACCGTAGATGAAAACTCCATGGATGAAACTCTAAAGGAAGATTATTCGACCGACAAGGAATTGACTACGATCGACGATGAAAGAGAAAAGGAACGGGAAAAACAGTTACTGCAAGCCGAAATAGAGAACGACTTGAAAAACTTGCAAGTGCCTTCGAAGACAAGAATAACCGAAATACCCTCACCTAGCTTAAGAAAACAAGGCCAGAGTCCTTTGTTATTTGCTCACGCGCGTTTGAATCTCTCGGAGGGGTCGGCCTTTTCCCTCTTACAAAAGCAGCAAGCGTTGGAGTCTCCTATAGCCGGTAGAAGAGCTAAGAGCCTGGACGCGCCTGTAATAGCTGTAACTAGGTTACCACCGCTGAATGCCTTTTCTAGTAAAGACGATACTGTAGCCGAAGAAGACCAACAGATGACGGACAGGGAAAGCGGTTTAGAAAACTATTTGGTGAGCGATAAATCGACGGAAGAAAAATCTGACACGGACGACGGCGGCTTTAGAGCACCGGAAATAAGAACCCCCTTACCAGACGAAGCTCCCAATAAGCCTCTTCCTGATCCTCCAAGACCACCAAAGCCTTTGCCCAAGATTCCTACGAAAATAGCTAaaacagatgtcttgaaaaaggaTCCTTCTTCGATCAATGAGAAAGAACGAGATCAAATAGTTCCAGACGTTACCAGTAAAGCAAAGAAAATAAGCAGGACCACTTTGCAAACCAAGCATGCTCCGAAAGTTACCAAATCGAAACCGCCTATAAAGCcttcgaaagaaaaagaaaaactcCCACCCAAATCAGTACCGGCCAAGATAAAAGTTACAGCTAAACCGGAAAGTCCAAAAACAGCTAAACCTGTACCTCAAAAGGCATCATCAACAGAAGGTGTTACCAAAACTGAAAAAGACGAACAAAAATCACTGTCTGCTCAAAATTCTTTGAATCTTCCCGAAGTAAAGAGAACGAAGAGTCAAGAAATTGAGCCTGCAAAGAAGACTATACCTAAAGAAAAGGCAAAGTCGCTGGAAAAACTAGAGCTGAAGAGAATAGGAAGTAAAGAACGTACAAAGTCTCAAGAAGACTCTGAACCAGACGTAGCTAAGAGAATAGAGAAGCAACAAATGCTGTACGAAATTGCTATACAACAAACTAAAACTTTAAAAAGTCCTGTCAAGGACGTTCTTCCCGTTTTTCCTCAAGTAGAGGAAATGGTTAGGGAACGTGGAGGCAAGTTAGAAATCAGTATTAATACGATTGAACCAAACGTGAGTTTAGAGGAAGCTATCATCATTACGAAGTCTCCCAAGAAACTGGACAAGAAAATGGGAGAAAAACTTACAAAGAGTCTGGATCTAAACGTATCCGACGATAACGAGAAGGCTGTATCACGTCTTGGCAAGAGTTTGGATCTAGAAAACCGCCAACAAGACAGCGAGCAGTCGGGAAATGAATTTGACTTTAAACCTGAAACGATCAAGAGTATTCAAGCGAAAGATTTGGAAGAGAACTCACCTGATGCTGCAGTAGTACAAGAAACGATCACCGCAGATGTTCATACAGCTCCAGAAGCTACAGACCAAGAGATAACCGTAAAAGAAGTTGTTCGAAAACCTGacgatttttttgaaaaacgtaCGTCCCCGAAACCTCCAGACTTGGGCAAAGTTGACACCAAAAGTTCTTCAGACTCGCAGAGTATAGAAAAAATGAGTTTGGGTGATTCGTTGGATATCAGATACATTGACGAATCTACAGGTGATTCTTCGTATAAATCCGAAAAAGATGCAAAGCTAATTGCAGAAATGCAAAAAGCATCAAACACCGTAAGTAAGTTCTTACGAAAgaaaatagaaaagaaaagactTGAACAAGTTGTACGAATAACTAGCGAGGAAGAGTCTCTAACAGAAGTTAGTGAATTGAAAGGTGAAATCGACAAGAATCTCCTGGTAGTATCGGAAGAACAAAAAGACGCGTTGCACAAACTCAACATAGAAAGAAGCAGATCTGAAGATACCGGATCTTGGATAACCGTCGAATGTGAGGAATATATGGGCACGGAAGAATCCCTTGACTATGATAACGTCACATTGGAATCGCCTGAGAAAAATCTAGACGTAGAAACCGAACTGAAAACACCAACAAACATTAACTTACTAACAGCAACTACAAAAAGCAAACTAGATATGCTAAAACGAAGCTCCGACCAGTCTAGATCGAGTGATACAGGCTCCTGGACCAGTGGAGAAAAAGATATTTCCCCCGGAAAGGAAATTAAAGAAACGGACGAATCTAGCACCAGTTGTGCCATTGGCAGAGCTATAGGACTAAGCCAAAACATAGAAATGTTCACGACAAAGGATCTATTAGATAAAGGCTCACCTTCAGAATCGGAAGGTCCGAAAAGTCCTAGAAGCCCTAGAATTTGCGTATTAGGTAGAGCTTTCACCATAGACGAAGGTTCATCTTCTTTAAAACTCGACGATTCAAGTTCAGACGAAGCTAATGATATTCCCAAAGATCTGACGCCTATTCAGGAAAGCCAAAAAGAAGAAATAGAAGAGCCGACTGTGCAAAAAAAGTCTCCGTATCCTTTCGAAGAAAAATGGTCCAACGATTCAGAATTGAGTCAACGCTTGCATTTGAAACTAACTAAAAAGCTGTCGTCTGCAGAGAAATCGTCTATAGACGATTCTTTATCCGACAGAAGAAAGAACGGTAATGTTTTAGATAAGCCTACTCTTTATTTATCGGAACGCTTGTCTACAGAATCAAGAAATTCTCTAGATACTGAGTCTAGCTCTGGAAGTATCGGAGCAGCATGTAAAGGAACCAAATCTAACGATATTCCTAAAGGGCTTAGTTCTACTTGGAAAGCTTTTCCCCTAGACAGCTCAGGTTCTGAAAGTTTCGAGGATAATTTGCTCCCACCCGATCAGGATTTAGAACGGGAATATTTTCTTTGTAAGGATAATAATGGAGACTATTCTGCAATGTCCGATGTTTACTACAAACAAGACAGTGATGCCACACCTACTAAAGATGACACTGAGCTACCAGAAGATCTGGCTAACTTCCCAGCCAACTTCGGCTATCCTCTGTCATCGATGACGGGTCTTGGATTGTCCGGGCCTGATATATTACAAGGATATGCCGGTGGAGGCTACATTTCGAGAACTCTATCTAGAATATCCGAAAGAAGTACCAACTCTGAAAAATCCAGCGTCGACGACGATTCCACCAAAGCTAGTACTCAAAGTGACAGCTTAAATGACGAATCTCTTGCGTCTAGCAACCCTCAAGTTAGCATCAGCTCTGAGTCGCCTAGTCATGCGAGACTGTCAGAAAATGAAAAGAAAACTCCCACAAACAACGAGCCGAAAGAGGAGGATGATAAACTTAGCGATTTGAGCAAACCCAGTGAAAGACAAGAACCTCTTCCACATCTGGCCAGTTTACTACAAAGGCAAATATCAGACGACAGAAGAACGTCGGCAGAAATGGCTGAACTATCAATGGATGACATTGAAATAATAACTTCAGAAAGAGGATTGAGATTGAGGCGACAAGGTTCTGATGATACCATCATCGATGAGGAGTGTTTCGAACCGGAAGCAAGAGAGATCCGGTCTAGTAGTCAAGAGAGCGAAGATTGGCCTCTCCCAGAGATTCCTCAACAGGGCCAAAAGCTTCTCGCGATGCACGAATTTCCTAGTAGTGATACTTCTCAACAGACGACTCAAGTCTTTAGACCTCCTGCAAAGACCATTCCGAAAACATTCGGTTTGAAGGGTTCTTTAAAGAGTCAAGACTCGGAACAGTGGCCCAGTCCACCTTCGAGCGTTGTAGAGCCTCCTATAATAGGCAATGTAGAAACGTTCTATATAACACCACCGCAAGAAGCGTATAAAGTTGTAGTAGATTCGAGTACCGTTAGTACTTACGACAACGACTCTAATTCAGATAACGAAAATAGAACTATAGATCCTGACACGGAAAAAACTCATACATACGAAAACGTAGCTTGTGAAAATATTAGCGAAAGTATTTCAGAAAGTTTGAGCGTAGGTCCAAGTGGAGTAAAGATAATATTGGAAAAGAAATCACAAGGATCGAATTCTGACGATGACCTGAACATTTCGAATCTTAACGATGACGTTTTTGTCGACGCTCTAGACAGTAGTAAGCATGAATTAAGACCGCCTACCGCAATGAGAAGAAGTACCGCTTCTGACGATTCCTCTCATTCGCACAAGAGCGAACGGAAAGGTTCCAGAGGCTCCCACGGTTCGTACTCCGAAGAGGATTGTACCAGTTCAATGGGAACGAATTTGGAAGACGGTACTGTTAGATATGCCCTGAAACCTACGAAATGCACGCACAGTTCGCATTCTGAAGATACGTCGATAGCTTTAAGTCTGTCCGAGTGGTCAAACAGCACAAACACCGTAAAGTTCCAGAATTTATCGAGTACCAGCGGTACTACTAAAAGTAGTTCGGGTTTAAAAAGCGATGAAAACTCTTTGACCGATATTGCACACTCCATATCCGAATGGTCGAATAGCAATACTAGTAGTACTTTAAAAGCACAGCAGAGTCCTGGACTTCAGTTTCAGAAGTTATCGTCGACGTCTACAGGGGATAGTACTTTAACAGAACGAATGTCTAATATTAGTGACTGGTCGACGTCAGAAACGAAACCGTTCTTCCCCACAAGCATACCAGAACGAAATGCTCCCACTAGATTAGGTTCTAGCATCGACATCGAGGAATTCTCGCTTAATGCGGATCCTAAAGGAGTACCCAGTCCTAAGAACATACCATCCGAAGATCTAGCTTTATTGTCTACCACTATACCAACTAGACTAGAAGTTAAATGTTTTTCTAAGTCGTCAACAGAGAGACCCATAGTTATACCACAAAACTTATCCGATACAGATAAGTCGAGTAGCTCAATGGAACAACGAACAGTCCACACACAACGGTACGACAAAGACAAACAGAAGTACATGCAGAAGCATCTACCTACGAAGAGTACTGAAAGACCTGTGAAAGTACCACTTAAATTATCGAAATGTTCGCCTTACTATTCTAGCAGTCTGAGCTCTGAGTCGACGCCTTTGGCTGGTACCAGTCCAGTGCCAGCGGTTTACAAGACAGCAACGGTACCACTAACTAGAACTCACAGAAAACCGATCACCAAGACCTTATGTCAGGCTAAAAGTCCTCCAAGCGAGAACGACTCCACGAGCAGTGTAGAGTCGCCTAAGAGTAAATCCGAGAGAGATAGAAGGGGCTATAGGAGGAAAAGACAGATGCAAAACCAGCGTAGGGCACGATTGGAGAAGGAGCAGCAAAGTGTTGACGAGTACTACTTCGTGGAGCACGAAGCGGGTTTAACAGAGTACAACGAGTACATTCGAAATCGAAACATGGAGGAAATGGCATCGAATTTTCAGTACGAGAGCGTTCTAGCAGAGGATAGTCCAATAATGCAGTACGCCGAAAATTTAGAAGAAGGGTACTACCCTGACGATTCTCAATCGGGCTCGGACATTATGAGAATGGAACGCGAAGATGATGATCGTTTCGAGATTGTTGAGGTCTTCGATGTCAATAACATTCCTCCGCCGTTGCTAGAAGACGATTACGAAAACGAGGCTTCACCGCAGATTTGATTTTAATGACATTTTGTAGGGGTTCTTGAATGGGTACGTCATCGTATTCGGTTGTCTTTTGTTGTTCGCGTATTTCGTTTTGATCCTCTTTTACCACTTGTTGATTTTTCTCGGGGTTTTGGAAGTTTGTTGGTAGAGTTCTTTAAACAAACTATATTTTTAGGTAAACGTTGAGTTTTGTTCGCTAATAAAAGTAATAAACTCAAGGCAATAACAAAGGACAGGAAATTTAAGAATATAAtggtatttttttctatttttgacGAATTTTGcctaaaaataacaaagtagctGAATATTTTGGAAGGAATGCCAAGGAATTTTTGTTCGTTTCAAAGAACTCTTTAATTTGTCTCTGTAGgtagttttttgttttaaaacgtGTCGAGTAGTACCGGTTAGTATCGAGTATTCCTATCTGTCCTTCTGTCGATGTGATCTAATAATACCTGTTTTAGATAGACCTGAACATACAATATCTAAGGAACTaactttatatacagggtgagtttgtAGTGATATTCCCTAGCTAGGCGGATAATATGCCGACTTTTCCAAGGCGATTTTGCAAGACTACATGGTAAAACAAACCTAGTTCTTTTAAAAGGACACCCTATTAATTTTCTCATATTTAGATTCCTCTGATAATCCCTGttcttatatacagggtgaggcagataaaagtcctattataAATATCTctagaactaaaggcaacaggaatatgaaaatcggaataaaggggttttgaagagtgatctattcaatgaaaatattttcatctatttgctacttccggttataccggaagttgcttataacttcgtttttttaaatgggacaccctgtatatttttacatttttggattctcctcgatgtccaCTTTCTTAATTTA includes the following:
- the LOC114325326 gene encoding uncharacterized protein LOC114325326: MPSSHTFANNYPSQTQSQNDLGHEILDTTPDYTYQAITTHPIKRQVWRRSASCKDLYDFSFEETGQAKRRAHPPKPLEKAVISFEERKLESPITRYDEHPIYSASSRDSSLEIHQDIMVPDEKVYSSSYPGTTSYSQESVEDPGNYDLRDSQDDLSHDSYELIEKSDDDYSTSGEYKYRKRKPFNTRSCSLDSNNYLPSDSESEHEKRHKCKSSSDVHENLFTTEDPRDFPREIIPRKSDGSYYKQFKQLSRNSSVESKTSKSSRESLKKSHRERSFGSRTSSQESRSDHETKIPERRNKSLEQIDRNGFMDSRTSSVESKSEYYDAPSRFMDNVVFQHPYDRKINFERNYGIHKLPPHDNMEINRNFAHVHSISLQNVETEQNIKINRLLANLEQNTVPRTQKSSHSYRSHTVDHERHKSEPIWPEDIPPIWPSQRECTQRSTESESNIFSFDEEKIQSLQDSLESDVCPDHAFRVVPDINNKLKKVEERKPYRDVFMEIEPRIVHDLPMHQPIERTKSDPNSLARQRLNSNNRRMLLMHQKSIDLTPAESSDEDYLYKQIPSAPPIMKYRGTHFEMPTAEFGHFDIIKREGEGLKTKFEVPKSQFEVLGAKTQSDLINLPPKDEDLTYILHKRHVMNGAARNEELKPYEIPEVPKKSQAEVEETPKTDETKKSNFKQKTDPPETSFLFTQNIDLSKIDPVTLEVDKSQLPVLHLSSPKRDITHIDPVLLEALNSKLSQIESDSPTSSKTESIHPLKKIVIIQPDKQIIKKELPKPEDKPLPKIELKKEIEKPKNKIKTDIKPKRIIKPRMQPGKKGGKSNKTKVRITSFSSDDESLDSDDVFGSAEATPTRIEFSPPQMRKEMESILKFESERKYLQYTMSSTEVEGSPPTSRKKKDKQNENGLDAIPTELRRISERSFSIPSSEDDFNIKTTDLQPVFTDPLPEPLVTVDENSMDETLKEDYSTDKELTTIDDEREKEREKQLLQAEIENDLKNLQVPSKTRITEIPSPSLRKQGQSPLLFAHARLNLSEGSAFSLLQKQQALESPIAGRRAKSLDAPVIAVTRLPPLNAFSSKDDTVAEEDQQMTDRESGLENYLVSDKSTEEKSDTDDGGFRAPEIRTPLPDEAPNKPLPDPPRPPKPLPKIPTKIAKTDVLKKDPSSINEKERDQIVPDVTSKAKKISRTTLQTKHAPKVTKSKPPIKPSKEKEKLPPKSVPAKIKVTAKPESPKTAKPVPQKASSTEGVTKTEKDEQKSLSAQNSLNLPEVKRTKSQEIEPAKKTIPKEKAKSLEKLELKRIGSKERTKSQEDSEPDVAKRIEKQQMLYEIAIQQTKTLKSPVKDVLPVFPQVEEMVRERGGKLEISINTIEPNVSLEEAIIITKSPKKLDKKMGEKLTKSLDLNVSDDNEKAVSRLGKSLDLENRQQDSEQSGNEFDFKPETIKSIQAKDLEENSPDAAVVQETITADVHTAPEATDQEITVKEVVRKPDDFFEKRTSPKPPDLGKVDTKSSSDSQSIEKMSLGDSLDIRYIDESTGDSSYKSEKDAKLIAEMQKASNTVSKFLRKKIEKKRLEQVVRITSEEESLTEVSELKGEIDKNLLVVSEEQKDALHKLNIERSRSEDTGSWITVECEEYMGTEESLDYDNVTLESPEKNLDVETELKTPTNINLLTATTKSKLDMLKRSSDQSRSSDTGSWTSGEKDISPGKEIKETDESSTSCAIGRAIGLSQNIEMFTTKDLLDKGSPSESEGPKSPRSPRICVLGRAFTIDEGSSSLKLDDSSSDEANDIPKDLTPIQESQKEEIEEPTVQKKSPYPFEEKWSNDSELSQRLHLKLTKKLSSAEKSSIDDSLSDRRKNGNVLDKPTLYLSERLSTESRNSLDTESSSGSIGAACKGTKSNDIPKGLSSTWKAFPLDSSGSESFEDNLLPPDQDLEREYFLCKDNNGDYSAMSDVYYKQDSDATPTKDDTELPEDLANFPANFGYPLSSMTGLGLSGPDILQGYAGGGYISRTLSRISERSTNSEKSSVDDDSTKASTQSDSLNDESLASSNPQVSISSESPSHARLSENEKKTPTNNEPKEEDDKLSDLSKPSERQEPLPHLASLLQRQISDDRRTSAEMAELSMDDIEIITSERGLRLRRQGSDDTIIDEECFEPEAREIRSSSQESEDWPLPEIPQQGQKLLAMHEFPSSDTSQQTTQVFRPPAKTIPKTFGLKGSLKSQDSEQWPSPPSSVVEPPIIGNVETFYITPPQEAYKVVVDSSTVSTYDNDSNSDNENRTIDPDTEKTHTYENVACENISESISESLSVGPSGVKIILEKKSQGSNSDDDLNISNLNDDVFVDALDSSKHELRPPTAMRRSTASDDSSHSHKSERKGSRGSHGSYSEEDCTSSMGTNLEDGTVRYALKPTKCTHSSHSEDTSIALSLSEWSNSTNTVKFQNLSSTSGTTKSSSGLKSDENSLTDIAHSISEWSNSNTSSTLKAQQSPGLQFQKLSSTSTGDSTLTERMSNISDWSTSETKPFFPTSIPERNAPTRLGSSIDIEEFSLNADPKGVPSPKNIPSEDLALLSTTIPTRLEVKCFSKSSTERPIVIPQNLSDTDKSSSSMEQRTVHTQRYDKDKQKYMQKHLPTKSTERPVKVPLKLSKCSPYYSSSLSSESTPLAGTSPVPAVYKTATVPLTRTHRKPITKTLCQAKSPPSENDSTSSVESPKSKSERDRRGYRRKRQMQNQRRARLEKEQQSVDEYYFVEHEAGLTEYNEYIRNRNMEEMASNFQYESVLAEDSPIMQYAENLEEGYYPDDSQSGSDIMRMEREDDDRFEIVEVFDVNNIPPPLLEDDYENEASPQI